A window of Nitratireductor kimnyeongensis genomic DNA:
ACCTTGAATTCGTCCTCATCGTCAACCAGGACACCTTCCTCCATGGCCGCCTGTTTGAAGGTGCTGGAGAGCCAGGGTTCGGGCAGTTTCAGCCACAGGAAAGGGGCATTCGGATGAGAAGTGAAATCCTTCCCGGCGAGGATGGAGGCGGCGATCGAATGCCGGGCGGTGATCTCCGCGCGCACGCGGGTGTGAATGCTTGCGGCTTCTCCCGACAGGACGAGTTGGGCGGCCAGTTCGGCGAGCAGGAAAGGGATGCCGCCGGTGATCATTTTATGCGCGGTGAGGACACGCGAGACATAGGGCAGCGGGCTGGCGACCCAACCGCCGCGCACACCCGCCGCAACCGATTTGGACAGGCTGCCGACATGAAATGTGCGCTCAGGCGCCAGCGACGCGAAAAGAGGAGGCGTCGTTTCGAGAAGTGCGCCGTAAATATTGTCTTCGATCAGCCAGACATTGTGGGTCCTGGCAATCTCCACAATGGCATGCCGGCGCGCTTCGGGCATGGTCGCAAGTGTCGGATTGTGGAGCGAGGGAACCAGAAACACCATGCGGGGATGTTGCTGGGCGCAAACCCGTTCAAAATCCTCCGGCACCATGCCTTCGTCATCGATGGCGACAGAAAGCAGACGGCGGCCGATCACCGTGGCGCTGCGGGCGACATGGGAATAGGTGGATTGCTCGAATGCGATCCGGTCGCCGGGCACGGTCATGGCGGCAATGATTGCCAGTATGCCGGCGTGGCCGCCAAGTGTGGGGACAATGGCGTCCGGCTGCGGGCGCCACTCGCCGCGCGCAAGCCACCGGCTGCCCGCTTCAAGCCAGTGCGTGGGGAGCGCGCGGGTGTAGCTTGCGACGTCAGAAGGGTGCTCGCTGGCGATCCGTTCGGCCATCCGTGTGAGGATTTGCGCTTGGCCGACATTGGGGGCAGCAGTCGAGTCCATTCGGGTCTTGCCTGACTCCGGCACGGTGGCCCGTGTGCCTCCGAAGGGGTGGGATTGCGCCTCCGCCGAGCGGACGCTGCGTATGCGCTCAAGCACATAGGTGCCGCGACCGACTTCGCCAGACACAAGGCCGCGCTGGCGAACGAGCGTATAGGCCCGGCTCACAGTGCCGATCGTGACGCCGACGTCATAAGCAAGATTGCGCTGCGGCGGCAGCTTGGTTCCGGGCGGGAGCGTGCCGTTTTCGATATCGCGTTCGATCTGATCTGCGAGACGCACATAAAGAGGACCGGAACCGCGTTGAAGGTTTGGAAGCCAATTTGTCATCGTGACAATTATCTATATTGCACCGAATTTTGAGTCAATGCATAGGTTCAATCGCTCCAATGACCCAAAGGGAGTGATACAATGGAAGCAATCAAAACAGCCGCGGAAGGATGCAAACTGCGGAGGTCAGGCTTCGCGGAGACGGTGAACGATCCCGGACTTCATTCCACTCTGGACAGGCTCCGTACCTTGCTCGGCAAGCGCCGCAGCAGG
This region includes:
- a CDS encoding PLP-dependent aminotransferase family protein, with the protein product MTNWLPNLQRGSGPLYVRLADQIERDIENGTLPPGTKLPPQRNLAYDVGVTIGTVSRAYTLVRQRGLVSGEVGRGTYVLERIRSVRSAEAQSHPFGGTRATVPESGKTRMDSTAAPNVGQAQILTRMAERIASEHPSDVASYTRALPTHWLEAGSRWLARGEWRPQPDAIVPTLGGHAGILAIIAAMTVPGDRIAFEQSTYSHVARSATVIGRRLLSVAIDDEGMVPEDFERVCAQQHPRMVFLVPSLHNPTLATMPEARRHAIVEIARTHNVWLIEDNIYGALLETTPPLFASLAPERTFHVGSLSKSVAAGVRGGWVASPLPYVSRVLTAHKMITGGIPFLLAELAAQLVLSGEAASIHTRVRAEITARHSIAASILAGKDFTSHPNAPFLWLKLPEPWLSSTFKQAAMEEGVLVDDEDEFKVGRGGHPVHRARIAFTVPENRETVTQGLKKLRSLLDNPISGFGNYG
- a CDS encoding DUF1127 domain-containing protein, with the translated sequence MEAIKTAAEGCKLRRSGFAETVNDPGLHSTLDRLRTLLGKRRSRLALLDLTNDQLRDIGVSREEARREGLRSFWD